In Kaistia algarum, the DNA window CGGCGGCTGCGATGTCCGCGATGGCGGCGCCGCAGATGCGTCCCTGGCAGCGTCCCATGCCGGCCCGCGTCCAGATCTTGGCGCCCGCGACGGCGTCGGTCCCCGCAGCGAAGGCTGAAGCGATTTCGGCGCGCGTGATTTCTTCGCAGCGGCAGACGATCGTGTCGTCCTGGGCCAATGTCGCGAGGTCGGCGGGCGGCGCATAGAGCCGCCCGAGGCCATCGGAAAAGGCACGCGCCCGGGCGAGCTGTTCCCCGAGGCTCGCGCGCTCGCTCTCGTCGCCTGCGGTATCGGCGCCGAGGTCGGCCGCAGCAGAGAGCCCGGCGAGGCGACCCGAGAGCCGGGCCGGAACGGCGCCGGCAATGCCCGTGACTTCCCCGGCGGCATAGACGCCTTCAACCGAGGTGCGTCCGCTCGCCCGGTCCGTGATGCAATGCCAGCCGCCGAGCGCCGGATCATGCTCGTGCCGGCAGCGCAGCAGCGCCGTCAGCTCGATCATCGGCCGGAAGCCCCAGCCGACCAGCAGCGCATCGATCCCGCCGATGGTCTCGGAACGATCGCGATCGATTCGCCCGCTGCGATCGACCGGCGCGATGCGGATAGCCGTGACGCGCTCATCGCCGATCGCCTCGGTGACGATCCAGCCGCTGCGCCGCTCGGGAATGGCACGGGCCGCCACCAACAGCCTAGCCGCCTCGCGCCAGCGGCCGGGATGGCGCGCGAGATGAGCGATGATCGCCAAATCGGTGTGCCGGGCCTCGATCAGCGCAACCGGCGGCTTGCCGAGCTTCACCAGCGTCTCGGCCACCGCCAGCAGGAACGGCCCGCTGCCGGCGAGCACGACTCGCTCGCCGGCACTCGCCCCGCCGAGCTTGGCGAGGCGCTGGCCGGCGCCCGGCGTCATGACACCGGGCAAGGTCCAGCCGGGGAATGGCATCGCGCGGTCATGCGCGCCGGTCGCGACGATGATGGCGCGCGGCACGAATTCGATCGGGCCGTCCGCCGTATTCGCCAGAACGCGCCGATCCGGAAAGGCAGCGAAAACCTCGGCGCCGGCATGGAAGGCAACACCGCTGGCCTGGGACTTGGCGATGGCCGCCGCCCCCTCCTCGCCCTGCACGGAGAGCGGCGCAGCCCCCGTCGGGTCCTGCATCCAGTATTGTCCGCCCGGACGAAATCCGGCGTCGACGAGGTCGACCGCAATGCCCGCTTCCGCCGCGGCCCGCGCGGCTTCGAGACCGGCCGGGCCGCCGCCGACGACGAGCAGATCCGTCTCGATCCGCCTCATGGGTCCACTCATGAGCGCACCGTCTCGACGCGCATGCCGGCGCGGATCGGCGTCACGCAGGCGCGTACGCCCTCGCGCCCATCGACACGGACCAGGCAATCGAAGCACACGCCCATGCCGCAGAAGAGTCCGCGCGGCGCGCCGTCCTTCGCCGTATGACGAAGCACGGCATTCAGCTCGCGATGGAGCAGCGCGCCCAGCGGGCGCCCCGCCTCCGCCTCGACCGCGCGGCCATCGAGATCGATGGTGACGAGCGCGCTCATGCGGCCGCCCTCCTGTCGAACCGGGCCGGGTCATAGAGATCGCGCCGGAACGGGCTTTCGCGGCCGGCGACGAGGTCCGCGATGATGCGGGCCATGCCGAGCGAGCGCACGAAGCCGGTACCGCCATCGCCCGCGGCGACGAAGAGGCCGTCCGGCCCCGCCGGCCCGGTCAGGAAACGATCATCCGGCGTCACCGCCTCGTAGCGCACCCAGGAGCGCAGCAGGTCGATCTCTGCGAACTTCGGAAAGAGGAAGAGCAGTGTCGCGATGGAATCGCGGATGAAGGCGCGGTCGACCTCGGGAATATCGTCCGGACTGCCGGCCGCCGTGACGCCGCCTTCGAGGACGGTGTTGAACAGGATCTGGCCGCTCATCGCCTGCTGGATCTGCGTATAGCCGGCATCGACGCCGCCTTCCGCCTTGCAGGCACCGACGACGGTGCGGATCGAACGCGGGACCGAGACGGTGGCGAGACACTGCGCCTTGCGCGGCACGATCGGCAACTGGACACCCGCCGTCGCCGCGAGCTTCGCGGTCCACGGGCCGCCGGCAATCACGACGATCCCCGCCTCGATCGGCCCATCGGCCGTCTCGACGCCCGCGATGCGCCCGCCGACGACCCGCAGCGCCGTCGCCGGATTTCGGCTCACCAGCGTTGCCCTCGCCGCCTGCGCGGCTTCGAGCAGGCGGCGCACGGCGAGGAAGGGATTGACGACGGCCGAATTCGGCGACCAGGTCGCGGCATGGATCGGACCGGTCAGCTCCGGCTCGATGCGGCGCACGGCCTCGGGATCGAGCAGCGTCGGCGAAAGGCCGGCTGCGGTCTCGATGCCGATCCACTCATCGGCGGAGCGGCGCTCGCTCTCCTGCTTCAGGAAC includes these proteins:
- a CDS encoding NAD(P)/FAD-dependent oxidoreductase, giving the protein MGMKPGAGMKADAVVVGAGVVGAAVARALAVAGRRVVIIEQGVPGGAVSGASLACIGTHMMDEDELPLLKWCCDEWAAFAEAAPDFEYSRCGQLRFLKQESERRSADEWIGIETAAGLSPTLLDPEAVRRIEPELTGPIHAATWSPNSAVVNPFLAVRRLLEAAQAARATLVSRNPATALRVVGGRIAGVETADGPIEAGIVVIAGGPWTAKLAATAGVQLPIVPRKAQCLATVSVPRSIRTVVGACKAEGGVDAGYTQIQQAMSGQILFNTVLEGGVTAAGSPDDIPEVDRAFIRDSIATLLFLFPKFAEIDLLRSWVRYEAVTPDDRFLTGPAGPDGLFVAAGDGGTGFVRSLGMARIIADLVAGRESPFRRDLYDPARFDRRAAA
- a CDS encoding (2Fe-2S)-binding protein translates to MSALVTIDLDGRAVEAEAGRPLGALLHRELNAVLRHTAKDGAPRGLFCGMGVCFDCLVRVDGREGVRACVTPIRAGMRVETVRS
- a CDS encoding FAD/NAD(P)-dependent oxidoreductase, whose protein sequence is MSGPMRRIETDLLVVGGGPAGLEAARAAAEAGIAVDLVDAGFRPGGQYWMQDPTGAAPLSVQGEEGAAAIAKSQASGVAFHAGAEVFAAFPDRRVLANTADGPIEFVPRAIIVATGAHDRAMPFPGWTLPGVMTPGAGQRLAKLGGASAGERVVLAGSGPFLLAVAETLVKLGKPPVALIEARHTDLAIIAHLARHPGRWREAARLLVAARAIPERRSGWIVTEAIGDERVTAIRIAPVDRSGRIDRDRSETIGGIDALLVGWGFRPMIELTALLRCRHEHDPALGGWHCITDRASGRTSVEGVYAAGEVTGIAGAVPARLSGRLAGLSAAADLGADTAGDESERASLGEQLARARAFSDGLGRLYAPPADLATLAQDDTIVCRCEEITRAEIASAFAAGTDAVAGAKIWTRAGMGRCQGRICGAAIADIAAAETGITPREAGFNPPRIPLRPVPLSAVLEATRDGQE